In a single window of the bacterium genome:
- a CDS encoding LacI family transcriptional regulator, translating to MSVTIREVAKKAGVSTATVSRVFNNAPAVDADTRRHVQAVARKLHYAPHAAGRSLSMKRTDAIGLLLPDVYGEFFSEVIRGADQAAQQNHYHLLVSSSHTTREALAGALQVMRGRVDGLVIMSPHIDGHTLKTNLSKTLPVVLLNCHVADASFDSFNIDNFHGAYEMVRHLLGHGFQRIAIIKGTEKNLDAEERLRGYRQALSDGGAACAAELEAPGNFSEASGYEAARQIMTLSPRPAAIFASNDSMALGALSALREMGVAVPADIALAGFDDIPLARYLSPALTSVHVPISELGAQAIRRLFQVLQKKNRQQKQHAAVPTRLVLRESCGCPKHSNHEQIQRTMNQGGERHGMIETVG from the coding sequence ATGAGCGTGACCATCCGAGAGGTAGCCAAGAAAGCGGGAGTTTCCACCGCCACGGTTTCGCGCGTGTTCAACAACGCGCCGGCGGTGGACGCGGACACGCGCCGCCACGTGCAGGCGGTGGCGCGCAAGCTGCACTATGCCCCGCACGCCGCCGGCCGCAGCCTGAGCATGAAGCGCACCGATGCCATCGGCCTGCTGCTGCCCGACGTTTACGGCGAGTTTTTCTCCGAAGTCATCCGCGGCGCCGACCAGGCGGCGCAACAGAACCACTACCATCTGCTCGTCTCCAGCTCGCACACCACGCGCGAGGCCCTGGCCGGCGCGCTGCAAGTGATGCGCGGCCGCGTCGACGGCCTGGTCATCATGTCGCCCCACATCGACGGCCACACGCTCAAGACCAACCTGTCCAAAACCCTGCCCGTGGTTCTGCTCAACTGCCACGTCGCGGACGCGAGTTTCGACTCCTTCAATATCGACAATTTCCACGGCGCCTATGAGATGGTGCGCCACTTGCTCGGCCATGGCTTTCAGCGCATCGCCATCATCAAGGGCACCGAAAAGAACCTGGATGCCGAAGAGCGCTTGCGCGGCTATCGCCAGGCGCTCAGCGATGGCGGCGCGGCCTGCGCCGCGGAGCTGGAGGCGCCGGGCAATTTCTCCGAGGCCTCCGGCTACGAGGCGGCGCGGCAAATCATGACGCTCTCCCCGCGGCCCGCCGCGATTTTCGCCTCGAATGATTCCATGGCGCTCGGCGCGCTCAGTGCCTTGCGCGAAATGGGGGTGGCGGTGCCGGCTGATATCGCGCTCGCCGGCTTCGACGACATTCCGCTGGCACGCTATCTGTCGCCCGCCCTGACCTCCGTGCATGTCCCGATCAGCGAACTGGGCGCGCAGGCGATCCGCCGGTTGTTTCAAGTCTTGCAGAAGAAGAACCGCCAACAAAAGCAGCACGCCGCCGTGCCCACGCGGCTGGTGCTGCGGGAGTCGTGCGGGTGCCCGAAACATTCCAACCATGAGCAGATACAAAGAACAATGAATCAAGGAGGTGAACGGCATGGCATGATTGAAACGGTCGGTTAA